The following coding sequences lie in one Arachis hypogaea cultivar Tifrunner chromosome 4, arahy.Tifrunner.gnm2.J5K5, whole genome shotgun sequence genomic window:
- the LOC112794578 gene encoding probable methyltransferase At1g29790, whose product MSYDIEGECLADEVFAQMLVSKGYSNIVWDPYTCKSHKCLIERKNNKGYCKDCFDLQEREKGTFAARMKERNVTIITSTLDLDGPFSHFIASRRLIPIHLSISQRLLFFENTLDIVHFMEFIGNWLPETMLEFLLYDVYRVLRPGGIFWLEHFFCFGSQVNKTYLPMFDRVGFNRLRWHAGRKLDHDGIQKNEWYISALLEKPVI is encoded by the exons ATGTCATATGACATAGAAGGGGAATGCCTTGCAGATGAGGTGTTTGCACAAATGCTTGTGTCAAAAGGGT ATAGCAACATTGTTTGGGATCCTTATACTTGTAAGAGCCACAAGTGCCTCATTGAGAGGAAGAACAATAAAGGATACTGTAAAGATTGCTTTGATCTGCAAGAAAGGGAAAAGG GGACATTTGCTGCAAGGATGAAAGAAaggaatgtgacaatcatcacaAGCACACTGGATTTGGACGGTCCATTCAGCCACTTCATTGCATCAAGGAGATTGATTCCAATTCATCTCAGCATATCTCAGAGGCTTCTATTCTTTGAGAACACACTTGATATTGTTCATTTCATGGAATTCATAGGGAATTGGTTGCCAGAGACTATGCTTGAGTTTTTGCTATATGATGTGTATAGGGTGTTGAGGCCTGGGGGAATTTTTTGGCTTGAACATTTCTTCTGCTTTGGATCACAGGTTAATAAAACTTATTTGCCAATGTTTGATAGAGTTGGGTTCAACAGACTTAGATGGCACGCTGGTAGGAAGCTTGATCATGATGGGATTCAGAAGAATGAATGGTACATTTCAGCATTGTTGGAAAAACCAGTGATCTAA